The following proteins come from a genomic window of Trifolium pratense cultivar HEN17-A07 linkage group LG4, ARS_RC_1.1, whole genome shotgun sequence:
- the LOC123881544 gene encoding probable fucosyltransferase 8, with the protein MEEYSMRLKISFIVSFIALPIVFMVTLMYQNSSFGLFEGFSKGMAIGGMNQKNFTIGVPNVTANNEFGLRSLDNFEGRNKSAVKIKSSKSIPLTNSTSTPSKEINDDEKDKLLDGLLVSGFDEASCISRSQSHFYHKPSPHKPSPYLISKLRKYEELHRKCGPNTRAYNKDMKIIANSKNNSKKSAATTCKYIIWLPANGLGNQIISMASSFLYALLTDRVLVVQFGKDKEGLFCEPFLNSTWLLPENSSFWDAQNVVTYQSMEMTNTSNEYLPSAMYVDLKYSPTNDERFFHCDHNQFLLSKIPLLFLEAGQYFVPSFFMTPIFKDELNKMFPEITSIFHHLGRYLFHPANEAWELITSFYQQHLAKANERVGLQIRVVNPYSTPHQVVMNQILNCTLENKLLPKVRGTKNMSVSSSDKNKTIKKFVLVTSLFQQYGKNLTNMYQNKSTVTGEVIEVYQPSSEKEQKFGDNKHNLKAWVEMYLLSLSDVLVTTYQSTFGYVAKALGNSIPWILYNPVHNTNKEICEREFTLEPCYHYPPLHYCDDGKVIQDVASSFHNIRHCKDFPFGLKLVNTSV; encoded by the exons ATGGAAGAATATTCCATGAGACtcaaaatatcatttattgTGAGTTTTATAGCTTTGCCTATAGTTTTCATGGTTACCTTAATGTACCAAAACTCTAGTTTTGGGCTATTTGAAGGGTTTTCAAAAGGCATGGCAATTGGAGGAATGAATcaaaagaattttacaattggAGTACCAAATGTTACAGCTAATAATGAGTTTGGATTGAGATCACTTGACAACTTTGAAGGAAGAAACAAGAGTGCTGTCAAAATCAAAA GCTCCAAAAGTATCCCATTGACAAATTCAACTTCAACTCCATCTAAAGAGATCAATGATGATGAGAAAGACAAATTGCTTGATGGACTATTAGTTTCTGGATTTGATGAAGCATCATGCATAAGCAGGTCACAATCACATTTCTACCACAAACCTTCTCCTCACAAACCTTCTCCATATTTGATATCTAAACtaagaaaatatgaagaacTTCATAGAAAATGTGGACCTAACACTAGAGCTTACAATAAAGACATGAAAATTATTGCAAATtctaaaaataatagtaaaaaatctGCTGCAACAACTTGCAAATACATTATTTGGTTACCTGCAAATGGTTTAGGTAACCAAATAATTAGCATGGCTTCATCATTTCTTTACGCACTCCTAACAGATCGTGTCTTGGTAGTACAATTCGGGAAAGATAAAGAAGGTTTATTTTGCGAACCATTTCTAAATTCAACATGGTTACTACCGGAGAATTCCTCCTTTTGGGATGCGCAAAATGTTGTAACATATCAAAGCATGGAAATGACTAATACATCAAATGAATATTTGCCATCAGCTATGTATGTGGATCTAAAATACAGTCCTACAAATGATGAGAGATTTTTTCACTGTGACCACAATCAATTTCTTCTCAGTAAAATACCTCTACTGTTTTTGGAAGCAGGTCAGTATTTTGTACCATCATTTTTCATGACACCAATTTTCAAAGATGAGTTAAACAAAATGTTTCCGGAAATTACCTCAATTTTTCACCATTTGGGACGATATCTATTTCACCCCGCAAATGAAGCATGGGAACTAATTACTAGTTTCTATCAACAACACCTTGCTAAAGCAAATGAGAGAGTCGGGCTTCAAATAAGAGTGGTTAATCCATATTCAACTCCACACCAAGTTGTTAtgaatcaaattttgaattgcaCATTAGAGAATAAGTTACTTCCAAAAGTACGTGGTACAAAAAATATGTCAGTGTCTTCTAGTGACAAAAACAAGACGATTAAAAAGTTTGTTCTTGTGACATCTTTATTTCAACAATATGGAAAGAATTTAACGAATATGTATCAGAATAAATCAACGGTTACCGGGGAAGTAATCGAGGTTTATCAACCAAGTAGTGAAAAGGAACAAAAATTTGGTGATAACAAGCATAATTTGAAGGCTTGGGTTGAAATGTATTTACTAAGTTTATCTGATGTGTTGGTGACTACATATCAATCAACTTTTGGTTATGTTGCTAAGGCTTTGGGAAATTCAATACCATGGATTCTTTACAATCCTGTTCATAATACAAATAAGGAGATTTGTGAACGTGAATTTACATTAGAGCCTTGTTATCATTATCCTCCTTTACATTATTGTGATGATGGAAAGGTTATTCAAGATGTTGCTTCTTCTTTTCATAATATTAGACATTGTAAGGATTTTCCTTTTGGTTTGAAGCTGGTTAACACTTCTGTTTAG